The following is a genomic window from Dama dama isolate Ldn47 chromosome 4, ASM3311817v1, whole genome shotgun sequence.
TGCTTAGCTCTTGGCTGTCTTATAGAGTGACCTTCCGGTCCAGTCTCAGGTTGGAGGTTACCATTGAGAAGTACTTCTTATCGTAAATCCTCTATCTTGTTGGGAACTGGAAAGGGGCAGGAGATCATGGCACCTATTTGTGTATTTCCATAGCACCTGTGCTGCTGTTTGTTGTATGGCAGTTGTGTGATGGTCTGATTAGAATCTTTATACCATGAGCGCCAACGTAGGCAGAGACTGCACCTGTTTTTCTCACCGTTGTTCCCTCAGCATCTAGCAGAGTGTCCTAGCCCAGGGTGTCAATGACTAAATATTTGGTGAGTCAGTGAGTGACATCTCCAGAGCTCCGTGTTACTTTTGTGGGATTGAGTGAGCCTCTGGCATTGTTTTGAGTAGATAGTGATCTCCTGTAGTATCTCAAGTCCTGGTGACCTGGTGTTTCTCCTTACATGCGGTCTTGCCCCTCAGCCAAACCTGATAATGCAGCATGCAGCCACTGGCCTCTCCAGGGCTCCAGACCCTGGGCTGCAGGGTTCCAGGCCCTGACTGGGAACCTGACCACCTCTACTTGTTCTCTGCAGGTTGTGGACCTGGCCTGCTAGCAGATGCCAAGATGCGGGTATTTGAACGCTCAGTGTATTTTGGTGATTCTTGTCAAGATGTTCTTAGCATGCTTGGCTCTCCACATAAGGTCTTCTACAAGTCAGAAGATAAGGTAGGGGAAATGTGTTTATAAAGTGAATAGGcgatctctctctttttatttaatcAACTTAAACTTAATAGTGAATAAATATAAACTGCTGTTTTCCCAGAGAACCTGTTCTATTAAAGCtaatggaaaaaaagtaaaaaactgaTGAAGTAAATTGAAAGCTCTCTTCTGACCCCTGTTGGTCAGATTGTCCTGCCTTTCCTTGGAGACCAGGGCCCAGTCTGCAGTCAACCAAAGCTATCTGGGTTGTTTAGCACCAGCATCGGGGACTCCCACACTCTTGTTTACCTAACAGATGACCGTCACACAAGAAACACAACTTGTAGACTCATTTCATCCAAGAACTGTATTAATGGATTGGATTTTAATTCATTGTTATTTTTTCCCCAACAGATGAAGATTCATTCTCCTTCTCCTCATAAGCAAGTTCCATCCAAGTGCAATGACTACTTTTTTAACTACTTCACTCTCGGAGTGGTAAGCTGTGATTCCTTAGAGAAGTGTTTGATTTCCCTGCAAGTGTGCAGTGTGCTGGGCAGGCCTGTGTGTACACTCGCAGCTTTAACTGTGCTGGCCTCTGGAAGCCAGAAGGATCTGGCAGGTCCTGGCTTTCAGAACAACCAGGTGCCTTGAGCCCCTTGACAGTCAAGGGGGTCCTGAATCTTGTCATTAGCTTTTAAGGCAAAATCTGTGCTCAGTTACATTTTTTAATCTGGTGCTTTGTGTCAGGGAAGCTATCCCTGACCATGTTTGAGTTCCCAAACAGTGGGAACTGTAGCCCTGTGTCCCTGTGGGGCCTACTGGTACAAGGTTTGGAATGAGGAGgcctgagatggttggatgtgtGTGTCGTCCCATTGCGCTAGGTCTCAGCTGTCCCCTTGGTTGTTGTTTGGGTCAGAGCTGTTCCCCAAGGGCATCCCCATTGTGTAGTGGGTGTCTTTGATAAGGACATGCCCTCGAAAGCCCCCTGCCCGCCTCAGTAACTTTACCCACTTGAGCACCCTTGTTTTCTATCCCAGGACATTCTCTTTGATGCGAATACACACAAAGTGAAGAAGTTTGTCCTACATACCAATTACCCTGgacattataattttaatatgtgAGTATACCCACACCTGCCCCTCCCGGAAAGAGAGCTTGTGGCCTTGGATGTTTGCTAATTCCTGAAAAGTAAACGATTTCCTGAGTGTTTTCTCTTCCTGGTATAGTGTCCATTACCTTCTATCTCTCcatttatacccattttacaaataGAGAAATGGATTCAGAAAGCTTGGCCTCTTATCCGAGGTGATAGGGTCTTCAGAGCCCCCTGGCTGTGCCCTTTCTGGTTTGACTCTAGGGACCAAATCTGACCTCTCCAGGGCTTTGAGCAGGTGTGCTTGATCCTGTTTTTCCTGGGGTGCGGAGTTGAGATGTGGAGGTGGTCAGGTCTCCCAACAGGTCCCACCTTTACccatctcccttctctctctaGTTATCACCGCTGTGAGTTCAAGATCCCCCTAACCGTAAAGAGAGGTGAGTGGTCAGTGTCCTCAGGGTAAGGAAAGGGTTTTAGAATCAGTCTCCCATGCGTCGAAGAGATGATAATCCAAGCAGAGAGGGTGGCAGTGGTTGGATGTGTGGACTCTTTGCCCACCTGCTTCTGCCCAGAGCCTCAGCTCCTCTGGGTTGGGCTCTTGGTTCTGGGGGCCACGTGGTTCTTGGTCCGTAGTCTCCTGGAAGCCCTTAAGGTCTTATCCTGTGCCTGTGGGATTGGCGGTTCCCAAACTTCAATCCTAGTGTTTAGGGTGGCGAGGGCTGGGGTCGCAGGTGGGCTGAGCCATCTACCTGAGCAGATATGGAACTGAATCCAGGCCAGGCCAGCTACCAACCACGCCGTGTTCTCTTTTCAGAAAACACAGAGGGTCAGACAGAAACATGCACAACCTACAGCAAGGTGAGCTCCTGTTTTTCCCAcctgacacagtctgaaaatggGAAGGCCATGAGCCTACCAGCAGTCTGGTGCCTGCGTCCTTTGGGCCAGCCGTTGGTCACAGTGGGGTCGGGTCCCTGCTAATCCCCTGTCACCCTTATCCCTCTTGTAGTGGGACAACATCCAGGAGCTCCTGGGACACCCTGTGGAGAAGCCTGTGGTCCTGCACAGGTGAGTGGGGGGTTGCTTTCTGATCGCCCCACCCAGCTCCTCACCGCCCAGAAGGACCGGGAACCCTAGCGGTGGGTACGGCTTAAAACCAGCAGGAATTTCTGATGTTGCCACACACTTCCTGCCCAAGCCTTGTGAGTTACAACTCGACCAACAGTTCTGCATATTTACTTGCAACCGGAGGGGCTGCCCCTGGGATAGCTCCCCCCTCTCCCTCCTACCTCCAGGTATAGGGACCTTTCACCTCCAGTTACTCAGAGAGGGAGGCAGTTTGGCTGGCTGTCCGCATCACACCTGCTGCCTGCTTTGGCTCACAGCCCAGCACCTGGCTGCCCTGCTGTCTGAGGCGCCGTCTCCCTGCTGACTGTACACCCCAGTCCAGTTGCATAATACCCTTCTGTGCCAGCGGGGCTGCACGGATTTGGTGCCTGAGTGAGATCCATCACTGTGCCTTGGCCCTCAAGAGCCCATGTGGGAAACACACTCGGAGCCCTGAGGGACCACTGGCTAACAGCCCCTACCCCAGAAGGAACTGGAAGCCCCACCTGGCCTAGGTCTCTGTCTGCCCCTCTAATTCTGGCTTCCCCGGCCTCAGGTCCTCGTCCCCAAACAATACCAACCCTTTTGGCTCCACGTTCTGCTTTGGTCTTCAGCGGATGATCTTTGAGGTAAGCCCTGGGGGTTGAGTGGCTGGTGATCATGGCAAGGACAGGCAAGTGATGAGGGAGAGACTGGGGAGGGCCTGAAGGCCCTACTGGGCGGGCTCATCCAACAAGATGAGGGGAAATGGGGAGCCCAcatttatatttgaaaacatgAGTACAATAGCAAAGGGAACTGCAGGGCAAGCGGGGCTCTGTCCGGGGGCGTTGGGGGATGGTCTTTAAATGCCACATGAATGAATGTGCGGTGGGGCGAGTGGCTCTTGAGGCCCCACTGGCTGGGAGAAGAATGGGCTGCCCCTCCTTTCCCATCTGGTTATACCTTCAGCAGACCCCTAGCAGTTCCGGAAGGGCTGGACAGATGGGTATGGTAAAGTTTATGTGTCCTGGAGGAACAGGTAGACACGGGCAGAGATGACCCCTAGCACGAGCTGGGGAGTGTTGAGGAGTCATTCCAGCCCCATGTGCAAGTGTGTTGCACACACAGGTGCTGCCTCAAGTGCCTTCTCTTCTGCCACAGCCCAGGACTGATCCCACTCGGGGTTTTGTGGGAGTTTTGCTGTGCTTACATCCCTTCGACTCCTCCCCGTCAACTCACTGTCCTCTTCTTACGCCAGGTCATGCAGAACAACCACATTGCCTCGGTGACCCTCTATGGCCCCCCCAGACCTGGTGCCCACCTGAGAACTGCGGAACTCCCCTAGGAACGTCATGACCCTTGCCCCTCTGCCCTGTGGAACTGTGCATTGCATTCTGTTCAGTGGGCCACCCCATGGGTTTTCTTGGACATCTTGCCAGTGTGGAAGGGCTGTTGTGGTGTTTTGAGGTGGGACTCAGGCTGGGCACTCTGCCATGGGGTGAGAGGCCCAGATATTCCTCAGTCCATTCTCAGCCTGCTGGTGCCAACAGGGGACACAGACTGCAAAGAGAAGCACAACTCTGAGCCTTGATACCTGGAGCCGGGAGCTCTCAACTAACATGTGAGGAGACAGGGTTCTGTCTCCCTGTCCCACACATTGGGAAAACTTGGGACTTTTCTATGGCTGAGAACACAGGCACCCAGACAAGGACACGGTCCTGCCTTTGGCCCAAAATTGCCACGTGACCTTTTAGGCAAGCAGGTAGCATGTCCATCGTACTTGGTTGCGACTTTTGCACTACATCCACTTTAGTTACTTGATGAGCTGGCTGTGGCCAAGGTGGCCCACCTGCCCTTCCCTGTTTCTTTCTTGCATGCGCTCCCTGCCAGACCCAGTAGGCACACCCAAGTGGTTGAAACACAGCTTTCTACCATCAAGGTACGTGCCCAGGCCTGGCTGCACTCATCTTGGAGCAAGCCTTCAAGGTCGCCTGTCCCCCTGCTCTGCCCCAACGTGGCTGGTGGGGCTGCATGTTTCCATTCTGTTTGCCTCTTTTATTTAATGCCAAAGTTTTAGCCAAAGACATCTTcctccttttttgtgtgtttcagcATTCTGTTCTGCACTGTGGGCTTGGCTCTCCTGCCCTGACTCTGGGCAGTGTCCCCTGGCCGGGCCCTTTCACACGGCTCAAGGCCTCTGGGACTCGTGGAGGGCTGGGCTGCTCCCTCTTTGTGGGACTTGCTAAGGAAAGAAGCAtatgtgctttaaaaatattaatcctTTTGAAAAGAATTGAGAAGAGAAATGTATAATTTTAtcccatttttaatattttggtctAGCAACTTGTGATACATAGATGACAATTTTGTGAGGTTTTTCAAATGTGTGTACAGATTTTTGTAAATAGGACTCTTTTGTAATTAATTCATGTACAGCCTCATCCTGTATAGTTTAACAATGAATGTGCGGGGGACCAGCCCCGGGCTCCTGTGTGACGTTCCCATGACTTCGTGACTGGTGTCTTCCTGTGTGGACGGTGGCCTGGCCAGAGACCCCCACACATCCCACTGTGGGGCAGCCAGGACTCTCCCCATCCTCCTAGAATGGGGGAATCTTCCTCATGCCCTACCCTACCCCTCCTCCAATAAAGACCTATGCCCTCAGCAACAGCTCCCCATGTGCTGTTGCTGGGATGTTTGTACTAAAATAAGCCTGGAGGCAttggtgtgttttttgtttgtttgtttttgagaaagGGGGTGGTTGAAGAAGGTGGGGAATTTTCCAGCTGGCATCATCTCAGAAGAGGTTCCTTGGCTCCTCCGAAGGGGGCAGCACAGACTCCAGTGGGTTGCATAGGTGCATAGCTGCATGGGTGCAGGCTCTCCCGTGGGtagctggaggtggggggagacCTCAGGTAGGACGGTGTGCCGAGTTCCTGTGTGCCTCCATCCCAGGGGTTCCACCTAGTCCAGGGCTCAGGAGGGGCTGAGCCAGGAAAGCAGATCTAAAGACCTAGACAGAGCTAAGGCTCCAATTTGCAAACTGGAGGGGCAGATAGGAAGCAAAACACCTACTTTCAGATTGAGTTGTGGCAGAATGGCTGCCAGTTCCATGAGGACTGAGGCCAGGCCCTTACCCCTCCCTGTGGGGTCCAGCCTTGAGAAAGACCTCCATTTGTTGGCATCACTCTAGGGGTTCTAAACTAAGGAGCATGGTCAGACTGCATGAGTCTCTGccgccacccctccccccatacatacactcacacatCCCTGCTAGGAGGACCAAGCATGTTCACCCGCTTGGCAAAGAGCCTGGTTCTCCACCGCCTCAGCCCTGGCTATCTGTGCCACCATTAGATTGGTTCCAGATCACCGCCCAGTAGAGAGGGTCAGTAGGAGCCAAGCTCAGTCTTCATTGCCTGGGCCTTCTGAAGGCAGACACCTGGAGACCCCTTTCTGGGGAAGAACCACATACCCGCCTGGGAAATCTACCTTTCAAGCTACCTCCCACTTATATCCTGGGTCTGAATGAGGGGGTCTTAGAGCTGTGACAGGAGGCTAAGGGCCCCACTGGAAAGGGCCAGCAGGAACAGGCCATGGACGCGCACAGGCTGGCCCGTTCGGCCCGTGTAGCAGGTGCCACATAAGCCAGATGTCTGCAGCCGAGAGCCCGTGCACTACAACCAGCTCACGGTAAAAACAGGGATCGAAGGTGTGGAGGTGCGGTGCGGCTGAAGGTCGAGGGATGCCAAAAGTGCGGAAAGCAGGATGAGGCTCAGGCGTGAGGTGCAGGCGCTGTAGACACATGCCCAGAAAGACGTCGTCGATGGGGAAAAGCTCAACCTGCGCGCAGGCACCGGCCAGGCGGCGCAGTGTGGCCCCCGAGAGCACGAAGCCGCCGCCGCCTGCGTAGGCCGGGTAGGCTGGCAAGCCGTACACAGCCTCGGGGATGTAGTATTTGCTGGCCCGCACGCGGATTGGCCGCGCCTGCACGATCACGTCACCTGCAAGCAGGTCCTGCGCCGGATCCCTCGGCGCCAGGAACTCCAGCAGGTTTCCCACGTGCACGAACACGTCGGCGTCGCCTTTAAAAACGAAGCGCACGTCGGGGCAGTAGGCGGAAGCCCAGGCCAGAAAGTGGATCTCCTTGAGCGTTAGGTTGAAGAAAGTGTCGTCGAAGGCCCAGAGCAGGATGTCCGCGTACGCGCGGCTCTCGGCACGCAGCAGGGCGCTCCAGTGCGTTTGAGTGCCCTCCTCCGCCTCACCCCCCACTGTGCCTGTGCCCCTGGGTATGCCCAGCAAGAATACCCTGCGCACTAGCGCCCCCTGCACGCGCCCCTCAGCACCCCACGTCTGGCGCACGGCTTGGCGCCGCTCGAAGTCCGCCGCCACCGACTTGACGGCGATGAGCAGGTCGGGTCCGCGGGGGAACGCGCCATTTCCTTGGCACTTGTGCGGCTGATTAATGAGGAGAGGGAAGCGCCGCTGATCTTTGGCGCGCAGATAGCGGCCAAAGTCAAAGGGTCCCGTGGGCGTGGGCGGCTCTGGCGTATCCCCTTCGTAGGCCGGAGGGGCTGCACCCGTGTCCGGGGCCTGAAATACACGGAGCCCTGGAGTGGGCCCCGGCGCCGCCCTCTCTTGTGCTCGCGGCGAGCTCGTCGTCGGGGCCGTGCCTTCGTGCTGCGCGTAGAGCAGGAGGCCGAGGGTGGCGCCGAGGAGCAGCGTGAGCAACGCTTCTCGGCGTAGGCGCAGCCTCCGCCTCATGTCAGCCTGGCCGGCGCTCGCGCCTCCTGCGGAGAGACTCAGTCAGGGGCTCGCGACGTGGAAGCTAACAGCCGGCGGGGGCTCCCACCCCGCGCTCCCGGAGGGGAGGCCGCGGGAGGCCACAGGCCAGGGGTCTCCGGCTACTGGTCGTTCACCCCCCTCCGGGGTCCTTCTGTTTTGGACCCCAACTCCCCCCACTGGGATGGACACCCTGAAAGGACAAGAGGTTCCTCCTGTTAGCCGGCTGCCACCCTCTCAGCTCCGGCCCAGGACGGTGCCCCAGAGCCGGGGCCCAGGGACGCGGAGCCTCGGCCCCACCCCCTTCCCGCGCTGAGGCCGAATCCCTTCCACCCATCCCTACCCACCACGGCGGTCCTTGGGATCCTGACACACCTTCGGCCCTTGGGAGTGGCGCGGCCCCGGATGCCAGGGCCTCCGGGGCTCAGCGCAGGGTCCCAAGGGCGGCCATGGACGGGGCCTGGGCCAAATGCAACGTTGGCAGGAAGGGGGACCAGGGCCGCTGCCACGTGACCCTACAGCTGTGTGCGCCCGGACATCTGGAGCTCAGCTCCGCCCTGGCGCCGCGGGAACGCTGTCTCCAAGTGGAGACTAATCTCTGAAAGAGATCCTCACGGTCAGCTCTCTCTCcggaaggctcagagaggtgagttTTGGTCTTCGTTCTGACTTAAACTCCCCAATTCTGCCTTTCCAGGGGACAGGAAGAAGCACTAGCCTTTTTGGTTAGTTTCCCCACCCTTGCCTCTCCGGAGCCGGAAGGGCCTGGGCTGGCAGGAGCCCCAGCGCAGGCGGGCTTGGCATCCCCCGGCCCCTCCCAGGCCATCCTTGGAAGTGCCTCTTTTATGCGTACCAGAAGCCCTGGTTCCCCAGGTACGTGGAGCCCCCTTTCTCCTGGTTCTGCCAGGCCCGCCAGcagacacagcacacacacaaggaCCAAGAGGACTGCTTGCTGAGTTCTCACAGCCCTGGCAGCAGCTGTCATGGGTGATGCCCATATGGGGATACTCCTTCTCAGGGAGTCAGGTGACTCGCCCAGGATCAGACAGACATG
Proteins encoded in this region:
- the B3GNT9 gene encoding UDP-GlcNAc:betaGal beta-1,3-N-acetylglucosaminyltransferase 9, whose product is MRRRLRLRREALLTLLLGATLGLLLYAQHEGTAPTTSSPRAQERAAPGPTPGLRVFQAPDTGAAPPAYEGDTPEPPTPTGPFDFGRYLRAKDQRRFPLLINQPHKCQGNGAFPRGPDLLIAVKSVAADFERRQAVRQTWGAEGRVQGALVRRVFLLGIPRGTGTVGGEAEEGTQTHWSALLRAESRAYADILLWAFDDTFFNLTLKEIHFLAWASAYCPDVRFVFKGDADVFVHVGNLLEFLAPRDPAQDLLAGDVIVQARPIRVRASKYYIPEAVYGLPAYPAYAGGGGFVLSGATLRRLAGACAQVELFPIDDVFLGMCLQRLHLTPEPHPAFRTFGIPRPSAAPHLHTFDPCFYRELVVVHGLSAADIWLMWHLLHGPNGPACARPWPVPAGPFQWGP